The genome window ACAGCGCCTTCTCGCAAGGTATGATCTGGCACAATTATCCGAAGCCAACAACGTATATGTTGGGTATTCAAATTGGTCTGTAAGCATTAAATACACTCAAAAGAAATTTGCAATGAAGTACACAATCATAAAAAATATAAACAAGGCAATTCTGGTTGGCGCGGTCTTGGTCGGTCCTGCCGGTTGCTCCGACTTCCTGGATGAGCAGGCTCCGTCGAACTTAACCACCGACATCTTCTATACCATTCCCGATCACGCGGAGGCGGCGCTCGCCACGGTCTATGACCGCTTGCGGTTCATGGGAGAAGGTGCCAATATCTTTTCGAACAACTGGCAGTTGCTGGAAGCCATGACGGGTACTTCCACGACGGAAACCGCCCAGAACTCAGACTTGAACAACTTGTATAGCTTGTCACACGACGGAAATACAACGCACATTGTCAACTACTGGAACGGTTTGTACCGGGTTATTGCGCAGGCAAATCAGCTGCTTGAGCAGGTACCAAAAATCACGATGCCAGATGCGCAGAAAACCAAAATCTTGGGCGAAGCGCGGTTCCTGCGGGCGGGTGCATACTTCACGGCTGTTCAGTTGTGGGGTGATGTGCCGCTGATTACCAAGCCTCAAACTATTTATTCTGAGGATTTTAAGCCAACCAGAGCATCTAAGGAAGATGTATACAAATTGATTGTGGAAGACCTTCTGGCCGCCGAAGCTGCTGGTTTGCCGTGGATGGACGTAAGCGGACGGGTTAACCTGGCCGCTGTGAAAACGCAGCTGTCGAAAGTATACCTGACAATGGCGGGTTTTCCGCTGAGCAAAGGCGCATCGCACTACAAATTAGCAGCCGATAAAGCCTTTGAGGTAATTACCTACGCCAATGCGAATCCAACTACAATTAACTTGTTTACTACCTACGAAGATGTGCACAATGAACGGACAGAAAACCGGTTGGAGCATCTTTTCATGTTGCAATACAACGCGATTGTAGCGAGCAATCCGATGGACAATTTCTACGGAAACTTCAAGCCCATCAACTACAACGGTCCGACCGGAACGGGAAGCTCTGTACCCACAAGATCGTTCTACGATTCGTACGAAAAAGGAGATTTGCGGGCTAAGGATCAGGAGGGCTACTTCTATACAACGTATTTCACCAACGGGACAGGCGCGCGGTTTGAGCTAGGAGCACCTTATGTGTTCAAGCACTTTAACCGCATTGCCAACGGAACGCAGGGTGTGGCGGGAACTCGCTTAAATAACCTGAATGTACCGCAGATTCGCTATGCCGAAACGCTGTTGTTGTACGCCGAAGCACAAAACGAAGTGGGTGGACCAACGCAGGCAGCCTATGACGCCATGAAGCGCATCCGCGACCGGGCTAAACTGACTACGCCGGCTTTAGGAACCTATACACAAGCTACCTTCCGGGAGGCCGTGTGGCGGGAGCGCTGGCACGAACTGGCTTACGAACAAATCACCTGGTTTGATATGGTTCGTCTGCGTAAAGTATACAACGAAAAAACAAACGGATTCGACAATTTCGTGGGTCACATCAACCTCAGCACCAACAAAGCGCTGGAAGAAAAGCATTTACTGCTGCCTATTCCAAGACAGGAAATGCTGAATAACCCGAATCTGAAAACGCAGAATCCAGGATATCCAAACTAAGTCAACTTGCTAAAAACGTACGCCCCGGCTAGAAATAGTCGGGGCGTTTTTATGGCTGTCTGTAGCTAAAAAAGCCCTTACTGCATGCAGTAAGGGCTTTTTTAGCTAATCGTAGGTCGGTTAAACAGTAGCCCGGCGTAGCTTCACTTTGACAAATTGAATAATCATCGGCAAGATTGAGAAACCGATGATCGCGAAAACTACTAACTCGAAGTTATTTTTGACAATGGGTATATTACCGCACAAATAGCCCAGCATGGTAATACCAAATACCCATAAGATTGCACCAGCAACGCAGTAGGTGATATATTTTGAATACTCCATGCTGCCGGCACCCGCTACAAACGGAGCAATGGTCCGAACGATGGGGATGAAACGCGCCATAATGACTGTTTTACCACCGTGCTTGTGGTAAAAAGCTTCTGTTTCAGTAATATACTCCCGCTTAAAGAACAGGATTCGCTCGCGCATTTTGATCTGTTTACCCAGAAACTTACCAACTATATAATTGACGTTGTCGCCCAGCAGCGCCGCAACAATCAACAGCGGAATCATGATTTTTACGTCCAGGGCACCTGTCGAAGCCGCCAGCGCACCTGCCGCAAACAGCAGCGAGTCGCCAGGTAACAGAGGCATAATAATAAAGCCCGTCTCAACGAAGACAATCAGGAATAAAATGGCGTAAGTCAGCGTGCCATACTCATTAATGATGTCTGCCAGATGCTTGTCCAGGTGAAGAAAAAAATCAAGAATTGTGTGAATCAGTTCCATGAAGGAGGTTAGTTAATTGTGGGGATAAGCAGAAGAAACAGCGCCATTTCCGTCCAGAAACTGAGTGAACGTATCACTACGTAAGCCCAAACGGATGGTCTCCAGCGAGATCAGTTCGTTAGGAGCAATGTTTCCTAAATTGACATTCGCGCCTAATAATTTTACGAACCAAACCTGCTGGGCTTTTTGAGGAGCCTCCCAGATGATCCGTTCAAAAGGTACTTGAGTAAGGATTTCTTCAACCAGGCCTTGCCGTACTTCCCCACTTGCCCGGAAAAGTCCAACATTGCCACTTTCGCGGGCTTCACCGATCACTTTCCAGGCTCCGGCATCTAATTCGGCCTGCATCAGTTGAATCCACTTATAAGGAGGAATAATTTTTGCTTCGTCTTTAGAGCCAACTTCCGATAAAACAACGACTTGCGTTGCTAACTGGCGGATGTATTCCAGCTTGTCGCCTTGCTTCATCTCAATAGACCCATCGGAAACTTCAGCGTGTTCCAGCTTGTATTTGTCCAGCAGACGGCGGTAATCCTCAAATTGATTGCGGACAATAAAGGCTTCGAATAAAGTCCCGCCAAAATAAACCGGAATCCCTGCTTCCCGGTAGAGGCGTAATTTGTCGTCGAGGTTTGGAGTGACGAAGGAGGTAGCCCAGCCTAACTTTACAATATCTACATAAGAGGCTGATGTTTCCAGGAAATCTTCCACCTGACGGCAACTGAGTCCTTTATCCATCACCATTGTCATCCCGTGTATACGGGGCTTTGTGGTACGCTCTGGGATTTGGGTAAGTGTATAATTCATCAGAGGTTATTACATCGGATAAGTCAAAAAAACGCCTAAAAGTAATATAAGTCCGCCTACCTCCCAACAAAATCCATAAAATATCCAGTGTTAAGGATATTTAACTTAGTTAAATGCTATTTTTGTCTGAAACCATTCTCTATGAATAGCCCAGAAATTAATTCCCGCCTTCAATTTTTCCAGTCTATGATTGGCCAGGATATGCGACAGAGTATTTCACCTCTTGGGCGATGGCTCAACGGTGTACTTCGGGTAGCTGAACAAGGCTCATTAACAGCCGATTATGTAGTTCGGGAA of Tellurirhabdus bombi contains these proteins:
- a CDS encoding RagB/SusD family nutrient uptake outer membrane protein, producing the protein MKYTIIKNINKAILVGAVLVGPAGCSDFLDEQAPSNLTTDIFYTIPDHAEAALATVYDRLRFMGEGANIFSNNWQLLEAMTGTSTTETAQNSDLNNLYSLSHDGNTTHIVNYWNGLYRVIAQANQLLEQVPKITMPDAQKTKILGEARFLRAGAYFTAVQLWGDVPLITKPQTIYSEDFKPTRASKEDVYKLIVEDLLAAEAAGLPWMDVSGRVNLAAVKTQLSKVYLTMAGFPLSKGASHYKLAADKAFEVITYANANPTTINLFTTYEDVHNERTENRLEHLFMLQYNAIVASNPMDNFYGNFKPINYNGPTGTGSSVPTRSFYDSYEKGDLRAKDQEGYFYTTYFTNGTGARFELGAPYVFKHFNRIANGTQGVAGTRLNNLNVPQIRYAETLLLYAEAQNEVGGPTQAAYDAMKRIRDRAKLTTPALGTYTQATFREAVWRERWHELAYEQITWFDMVRLRKVYNEKTNGFDNFVGHINLSTNKALEEKHLLLPIPRQEMLNNPNLKTQNPGYPN
- a CDS encoding DedA family protein, whose protein sequence is MELIHTILDFFLHLDKHLADIINEYGTLTYAILFLIVFVETGFIIMPLLPGDSLLFAAGALAASTGALDVKIMIPLLIVAALLGDNVNYIVGKFLGKQIKMRERILFFKREYITETEAFYHKHGGKTVIMARFIPIVRTIAPFVAGAGSMEYSKYITYCVAGAILWVFGITMLGYLCGNIPIVKNNFELVVFAIIGFSILPMIIQFVKVKLRRATV
- a CDS encoding phosphosulfolactate synthase encodes the protein MNYTLTQIPERTTKPRIHGMTMVMDKGLSCRQVEDFLETSASYVDIVKLGWATSFVTPNLDDKLRLYREAGIPVYFGGTLFEAFIVRNQFEDYRRLLDKYKLEHAEVSDGSIEMKQGDKLEYIRQLATQVVVLSEVGSKDEAKIIPPYKWIQLMQAELDAGAWKVIGEARESGNVGLFRASGEVRQGLVEEILTQVPFERIIWEAPQKAQQVWFVKLLGANVNLGNIAPNELISLETIRLGLRSDTFTQFLDGNGAVSSAYPHN